The Cytophagia bacterium CHB2 genome contains the following window.
AATGCGGAATGCGGATTTTGGAATGCGGAATGATGAATCTGAGACAATGAATGTACCGGCTTCGACCTCAGATTCCCGCTCCGCGCTCCGCAATCCGCAACCCGCAATCCCCGATCCCCAATCCGCAATCGTCATCGATTGGCAGCCGATGATTTTAGGGATTGTGGAAGACGTGAAATGTGGGCAGGAGGTGGGATTGATTGCCGCAAAGTTTCACAATACGCTGGTGGAGATTATGATTGCTGTTGCGCGTGCGATTCGGGAACAGAAGATTGTGCTGTCAGGCGGTTGCTTCCAAAACAAATATCTTGCTGAACGCGCCGTTAGGCGACTGAAGGAGGCGGGCTTCAAACCGTATTGGCATCAACGCGTGCCGCCGAATGACGGCGGTATTGCGCTCGGGCAGGTGATGGCAGCCGCGCGGGTATGACGGCCAAGCCGCGCACTCCATTTGTCCGGCCGGCTTTGTTTGGAAAACCTGCTGCGTGGGCGCAGACTCGCATCGCGGCGCCTGTTCTGCAAAAATAGTTGTGCACCTCGCCGCGTGTTTTTTTTCTTGTCCCGTGTTTCTAATTTTGCCATCTTAGCAACCAATTCCAGTATCGATCAATCGCTTCAAGCTGCAGGTATCGGTGACGATAATTTGGTCCTCTTTTTGAATCGGTTAAATGATTTTAAAAAAGTTCAAATATAGGCACGGTGCGTGGGCCGGGATTTTGTTTCGGCTATTGCCTTTCCGTCGGGACCTCTTTGCGAATTCTTTTCACCGCGAAGGCGCGAAGAACGCAAAGTCCGAATAAGCTTTTGGTGGCCCGGTTTTGATGGGAGCCGTTGAATACACCAAGTTGCCAGAGGTTACTCAATACAAGGTATCTTTCTTTGCGGGCTTGGCGTCTTCGCGGTTTCGGGCCAGTCCCAAAAGTGGTTTTCGAAGTTTTTATCAATGAACCTCGCGGTTAGGCTTTTGCAGTATTGACGGCGCAAGCCAGTTTGAGAATTCAATATAGAACCATATGGGAGCAACGATGAGCGATCTCTTCCTCGGAATTGACTGCGGTACGCAAGGCTCAAAAGTCTTAATCGTTGATCGCGACGCGCGCGCGATTGTCGCGGAAGCCTACGCGACGCATGAGTTGATCGAAGACAATCTCGGCAAGCGCGAGCAGGAACCGCGCTGGTGGATAGCTGCCATTGCAACCGCCATCAAATCGGCTTTGCAAAGCGCGAAACTCAATCCCAAAAACATTCGGGCGATTGGCGTTTCCGGCCAGCAGCACGGCTTTGTGCCGCTCGACAAAAAGGGCGAAGTTATTCGTCCCGCCAAATTGTGGTGCGACACGGCGACGGCAGCTGAAGCTGAGGCCATGACGCAACGCCTGGGCGGCGAGGCCAAAGTCGTTGATTTGATCGGCAATTCCATTGCTGTGGGATTCACCGCATCAAAAGTTGAATGGCTCAAGCAGCATGAGCCGGCGAATTATGAGAGATTGGCGACGCTGCTTCTGCCGCATGATTACATTAATTTTTGGCTCACCGGCGAACGAAAAACCGAACATGGCGATGCTTCGGGAACTGCTTATTATGATGTGCGCCAGCGCAAATGGTCAAAAGAAGTTCTGCGCGCAATTGACCCTAGCGGCAAGTTGGAAGAATGCCTGCCGGAGTTGGTGTCTGCTGAAGCGCCGGTGGGGAAAATTCGTGCAGACATTGCGCAGCAATTCGGTTTCGATGAATCGGTATTGGTTTCTTCCGGCGGCGGTGATAACATGATGGCTGCCATCGGCACGGGCAATGTTTCCGCTGGTGTCGTGACCGCCTCGCTGGGAACGTCCGGAACGATTTATTCTTTTGCTGAAATGCCGGTGGTCGATCCGCAAGGCGAGCTTGCCGCGTTTTGCTCCAGCGATGGCCATTGGCTGCCATTGGTTTGCACCATGAATGTCACGGTTGCCACCGAGCTGACGCGCGAGTTGTTCAATCTCGATATTGCAACATTAAACAAGGAAATTGCGCAGGCTGCGGTGGGCGCCGAGGGATTGTTGCTTTTGCCGTATTTCAACGGCGAACGCACGCCGCCGCTGCCGCATGGCCGCGCCACGCTTTTTGGCATGAGCAGCACGAACTATACGCGCGCGAACGTGTGCCGCGCTGCCATGGAAGGCGCGACCTTCGGTTTGCGCTATGGCCTTGACGTGTTGGCACGCAACGGCATTACGCCCGGAGAGATTCGTTTGGTGGGCGGCGGCGCCAAGAGCAAGGTTTGGCGGCAAATGGTAGCGGATGTTTTTGGATGTCCGGTGGTTTGTCCGGTCACGCAAGAAGCCGGCGCGCTCGGCGCCGCGTTGCAGGCGTTGTGGTGCTATTCACATGCGCAGGGCGAAAAACTCAATTTGAAAGCGATTACAGATGAATTTGTTTCGTTGGATTCATCTACATCGGCCGCGCCGCAGGCGCAGAATGTGAATGCTTATAACGAAATCTATGCGCGATATTTGAACCTTGATCAGCAACTTCGTCCGTTGTTTCAGTGAACCCGGCGTTCAAGGTTTGGAGGGCAAATGCCCCGAATGGACGATATGATGGTAGCCACGCCGTTCATGGCGTGGTTTGCAAGGGCAGGCAATGAGAGTCCCGCCAGGGACGATTGAAAATGTTCCTTGTGATTTAATTTCGACAATATCGTTCATCCGTCCCTGCGGGACTTTGATAAATTGCCGTTAATCTTGTCCCCGCGATCAATCGCGGGGCTATGTTCGTTTCGTCCCTCCGGGACTTTGCAAACATCTGCGCAGATCCGCGCAAATCTGCGTTCGAAATTTTCGCTTGATCAACCATCAACGTTTTCAATCCAATGAGAGGCCGCTATGAACACCTATTTTGCTGATATTGCCCCGATCCGCTATGAAGGCCCGGATTCGAAGAATGCTTTATCTTTCAAACAGTATAACCCGGCGGAAAAAGTCGGCCAGCGCACCATGGCCGAGCATTTGCGTTTTTCGATCGCCTATTGGCATTCCTTCTGTGGTGAGGGACTCGATCCCTTTGGCCAGCCCACGCTGCGCCGGCCCTGGCTGCAAGCTTCTTCGGCGATGGCGGCTGCCGAACAAAAGTTGCAAGCGGCATTTGAATTCATCACCAAAATCGGCGCGCCGTATTATTGTTTTCATGATCGTGATCTCGCGCCCGAGGGCAAATCGCTGTCAGAGAGTCACGCGAATTTGGAAAAAATGTGCGAGCAGGCGCTGCAAATGCAGAAAGACACTGGCGTCAAATTGCTGTGGGGCACCGCCAATCTGTTTTCGCATCCGCGGTACATGTGCGGCGCTGCCACCAATCCTGATCCGAACGTGTTTGCATATGCCGCAGCGCAAGTGAAAAAGATGATCGAGATGACCCACATGCTGGGCGGTGAGAATTATGTTTTTTGGGGCGGTCGTGAAGGCTATGAAACCTTGCTCAACACCGACATGAAGCGCGAGCAGGAACATTTCGCCGCGTTTCTGCACCTGGCGGTTGACTATGCCAAAGAGATCGGCTTCACCGGGCAAATGCTCATCGAGCCGAAGCCGAAAGAGCCGACCAAACATCAGTATGATTTCGACGTAGCAACGGTGATCGGATTTTTGAAAACCTATGATCTGGCCGACAAGTTCAAATTAAATATCGAAGCCAATCACGCCACGCTTGCAGGCCACAGTTTTCAGCATGAATTGGCGCTGGCTTCCGCGCACGGCCTGCTCGGCAGCGTGGATGCCAATCGCGGCGATTTGTTGTTGGGCTGGGATACCGATCAATTTCCCACGGACATTTACGAAACGATCTCTGCGATGCTGGTCATTCTCCAGCAAGGCGGCTTGGCGCCCGGCGGATTGAACTTCGATGCGAAAGTCCGGCGCACCAGCACCGATCTCTCCGATTTGTTTCATGCGCATATCGGCGGCATGGATGCTTTTGCGCTGGCGCTGAGAGTTGCGTATCGCATGCAGGCAGACGGAGTTTTGCAAAATCATATCAGCAAAAGATATGCGGGCTATGATTCCGGCATCGGCGCAAAAATCGAAAAGCGGCAAGCCTCATTGGCAGAGCTTGAAAAGCATGCGCTGCAAAGCGGCGAACCGGAAATCCGTTCGGGCCAGCAGGAAAAACTTGAAAACATCATCAATCAGTATTTGGTGAGTGTGATCAAAGCGAGCTAAGCTGGCCGATTACCCCCTGTCTTGCGGGAGCAATTCCCAGAAGTTGGTGCTTCCAAATTGCCCTTTCATTGAGCCGCGAAATTATGTCACCGCTTCGTGGTTTTATGAAGAAAAAACGCCATAGAAAGATAGCCAACAAGAACAGAGTAAAACCCGAAGGGTGACATATTTGCTGCATCAACTCTTGGGAATTGCACCCGTGTCTTGCACAATTGATGAGGCGAATGATCTGTTTTCGAGTACATGGTTTGCGCGAAAGCAGACTTCTCGGCTACACACATAGCGAACAGTTGCTATGAAAAAATTTATCCATTCTCGCCCTGTCATCCAGCAGGGACTCTGTGAAGTATTAAACACAGTGCCGAGTACTTCACAAGTTCCCTGGATGACAAGGCTAAGGATGATTCGTATTTAAGGTAACAAGCATTTGGCTGGTATCGCTGGCTATTTTCATTCATTGGAAATTTTCTTCAATCGACTTGCTGATAAAAAACGAGGCGTTTTATCAAAATACTTGAGCTGTGAACCTGAGAGAGGAGGAGCAATCGTGGCACTACATGCGCTGGATTGGGTTGTTATTGCGGCGTATTTCGCCGTGATTTTGGGATTGGCGTGGTGGGTGATCAAGCAAAGACAAGACAATCCCACCGACTATTTTCTTGCCGGGCGCCATCTCGGCTGGTTTGTGATCGGCGCCTCCATCTTTGCCTCCAATATTGGCTCCGAGCATCTGGTGGGCCTGGCCGGCACAGGCGCCACTGACGGCGTTGTGATGGCGCACTACGAATTGCATGCGTGGTGTTTGCTCGTGTTGGGCTGGGTCATGATTCCTTTTTACATGCGCTCCAAAGTCTTCACCATGCCGGAGTTTTTAGAGCGGCGTTTCTCCCCGACCGCGCGCACCGTGCTTTCCGTCATCTCGCTGGTGGCGTATGTCTTGACGAAAATCGCCGTGGGTATTTTTGCCGGTGGCGTCGTCTTCAGCGTGTTGCTGCCGGATATTAATTTTCTCGGCCTTGATAGCTTCTGGGCCGGTTCGATTTTGGTGATCGTGCTCACCGGACTTTATACGATATTCGGCGGCATGCGCGCCGTGGCATACACGGAAGCCTTGCAAACAGTGATTCTCATCATTGGCTCGGCCTTGGTCACGTTCTTTGGCCTGAAAGCCTTGGGAGGATGGGGCGAGCTGCGCGCTATTGTCGGACCGGAGATGCTTAATCTTTGGAAACCGCTGGTACCTGCCGGCATCGAAAGTACCTGGGCGCCGGTGCGCGAAACCGGCCGCATGGCCTGGTATTTTAATGACAATTATCCCTGGCTCGGCATGTTGTTCTGCGCGCCGATCATCGGCTTGTGGTACTGGACCACGGATCAATACATCGTGCAACGCGCGTTGGGCGCGCCGAATGAAACCGAAGCCCGGCGCGGCGCCATCACCGCGGCGTTCTTGAAACTGTTGCCGGTTTTTATTTTTATCATCCCGGGCCTCATCTGTTTCGCATTGGCGCAAAGCGGAAAAATTCCGGCGTTGCGCGCGCACTTGTTCAGCGCCGAAGGCGAGTTGTTGCGGGACAATGCGCAGCAGGCCTTTCCGCTGCTCGTTGCGCATGTCATGCCCATCGGCATTCGCGGGCTGGTGGTGGCAGGCCTGCTGGCGGCATTGATGAGCTCGCTGGCCGGCGTTTTTAATGCCTCTTCCACGCTGTTCACGATGGATTTTTATTCCCGGCTGCGGCCACAAGCCACGCAGCATCAATTGGTGTGGATGGGGCGCGTGGCGACGGCAGCGATGGTTCTCATCGGCCTGCTCTGGATTCCGGTGATTCGAGGCGGCAAGGGACTTTATGATTATCTGCAAGGCGTGCAGGCGTATCTCGCGCCTCCCATTTTTGTCGTCTTTTTTCTCGGCGTCTTCAACAAACGATTGAATGCCAAAGGCTGTCTCGCTGCGTTGGTCACCGGTTTTGCCTTGGGACTCTTCCGCCTGGCCATTGATACGCCGGTCAAGCTGGTCGAGAATTTTGCCTACACTCAAGGTTCGTTTTTTTGGATTATCAACAATATCTTCTTTCAGTACTATAGCTTGCTGATTTTCGTGGTGTGCGTGATCGTCATGCTGGTGGTGAGCTACATGACGGAAGAACCCGCTTATTCAAAAATCAACGGCCTGACCTACGCGACGACTTCGCACGAAGATCGCGCAGCTTCGCGCGCGAGTTGGAGCAGAGGTGATGTGATTGCCTCGGGAATCGTGCTGGCGCTGATCATGATGGCTTATCTTTATTTCACGGGGTGAAAAGCCAGGCAGAATGATTGGCTGGCAGAATGATGTGTATCAAGATTATTCTTCCGGGCATGATTTTGCCATGTAAGAAAATCCGGCAGAATAATCGGCTGGTAGAATGATGTGTGTCAAGATTATTCTTCCGGACATGATTTTGCCATGTAAGAAAATCCGGCAGAATAATCGGCCGGCAGAATGATGCGTTTCAAAATTATTCTGCCGGGCATCATTCTGCCATACCGGAAGGCTGAACAGAATAATACTGCGAGAATTTGGGGAGGTTTTTCATGCCGATCGAGGTCAAGCACAATATTCAGAGAATCACCGAGCAGGAGTTTCATGAAATCGATTATCAGGTTACGGGCCTTGCTTTTGCAATTCAAAATGAGTTCGGTAGACTGTGGCGCGAGGAGATCTATCGAAACGAACTGGCGAAGCGATGCCGTGAAGTCGGGTTTGCAAATGTCGAGACGGAAGTCCCGGTCTTCGTTTCTCATCAAGGCTTTTGCAAAGAGTATTTCGTTGATTTGCTCGTGCAGGATGCAATTGTTTACGAGTTGAAAACCGTTGTCAAACTGAATCCGGAGCACGACAAACAAGCTTTGAATTATTTGTTCCTACTTGGGCTGCAACATGGCAAGCTCATCAATTTTCGCCCGGCGTTAGTTGAGAAACGTTTTATTTCGACAACCCTGTTTCCAAAAGATCGCTATGAGATTGTGTTTGACGATAAGCATTGGGTGGAAATGGATGAGGATAGCGCCCGTCTGAAGAAGTTGGTGGTTGAATTGTTATTGGATTGGGGCGCATTCTTAGAAGCAAACTTGTTTCAGGAAGCGATTTATCATTTCCACGGAGGGGAAGATCAAGTGGTTAGAGAAATCGACGTGATTCAAAAGGAAATGAGAATAGGAAAACAGAAAATTCCATTGCTCAATTCACGTGCCGCGCACCAAGTGACGGCATTAACGAAGGGCGTCGAAAGCTTCGAAGAACACCTAAGCAAATTTGTTCGCCTGACCAGGTTGAACGCCATACAATGGATCAACCGCAATCGCCACGTGATTACGGTTAAAACCATAGCAAATTCAAGCCCATAATCATACTGTCGATCAATCATCCTGCCATAATGATTCAGTTTTGGCGCAAGGAGCGAAACATGGAATACAATTCTGCGCAGGGGCTCAAAACAGGCGTTGCTATTGCAATAATGCTGCTCTCGGCATTTGGTTGCGGCCCCTCCGGCTCAAAAGATTATCCTCTTCGCCCCGTGGCTTTCACTGATGTGAAGATGACAGATCATTTCTGGCGGCCGCGCATGGAAACGAACCGCGCGATCACCATACGGCACGCTTTTCAAAAGTGTGAAGAAACCGGTCGCGTGGATAATTTCGCCATTGCCGCGGGAATGATTAAAGGCGAGCAAAAAGGCCTTTATCCGTTTGATGATACCGACTTGTACAAAACTCTCGAAGGCGCTTCGTATGCGTTGATGGTTGATCCGGATCCCGAACTCGAGGCTTATCTCGACAGCGTTATCGCTATTGTTGCCGCGGCGCAGGAAGAGGACGGCTATCTCTATACCGCAAGAACGAACAAGGCAGAGCGGCTCAAAAATTGGTTCGGCGAGCAACGGTGGGAAAAACTCGACGGCAGTCACGAGTTGTACAACGCCGGCCATCTTTTTGAAGCGGCGGTAGCGCATTATCAAGCCACCGGTAAGCGCAATTTGTTGGAAGTTGCGTTGAAGTTTGCAGATCTAATTGACAAGACTTTCGGTCCCGGCAAGCTGCAAAAACCGCCCGGCCATCAAGTCATTGAAATGGGGTTGGCGAAACTCTATCGCGTCACCGGCGAGGAACGCTATCTCAAGTTGGCAAAATTTTTTCTCGATGTGCGCGGCCAAGCGCTGGACGGACGAAAACTCCGCGGCGAGTACAATCAGGATCACAAGCCGGTGCTCGAACAGGAAGAAGCCGTGGGACATGCGGTGCGCGCGGGCTACATGTATGCCGGCATGGCCGATGTCGCCGCTTTAACCAATAATGCTTCGTACCTCAAAGCCATTGATCGCTTGTGGGAAAACGTCGCCGGAAAAAAATTGTATCTCACCGGCGGCATCGGTGCGATGGGTTCCAACGAAGGCTTTGCCGGGAACTACGAGTTGCCCAACATGAGCGCCTATAACGAAACCTGCGCCTCGATTGCCAATGTTTATTGGAACCATCGCCAGTTTCTGCTGCACGGTGACGCGAAATATTTGGATCTCATGGAAAGAACTTTGTACAACGCGCTGCTTTCCGGAATTTCATTGGAAGGAACGCGCTTCTTCTATCCCAATCCGCTCGAATCGGTCGGCCAGCATGAGCGCGCGGAATGGTTTGGCTGCGCTTGCTGTCCGGGAAATGTGACGCGCTTCATCGCTTCCGTACCGGGTTATGTTTATGCGATTCGCAACGACGAACTGTTTGTCAATCTTTATGCTTCGAACGAAGCGCAGCTTGTGATCAACAATAAAAAAATGCGCGTCGCGCAGGAAACCGAATATCCCTGGAATGGCGCGATTCGACTGACGTTGCATCCGGAAGCGGAAGCGATGCAAATGACGCTCAATTTGCGCATTCCTGGGTGGGCGCAAGGCCGGCCGCTGGCTAGCGATCTCTATCGCTATCTCAACAATGAAGCGGCCAAGGTTAGCGTGAAAGTGAATGGCGAAGCGGTTCCTCTGAAGATGAACAACGGCTTTGCGCAAATTCAGCGCGCGTGGCGTGCGAATGACGTGATCGAGCTTGATCTTCCCATGCTCATTCGCCGGGTAGTTGCGCATGACAGCGTGAAAGCCGATGTCGGGCGCGTGGCGCTTGAGCGCGGCCCTCTGGTCTTCTGTGCTGAATGGCCGGATCACGAGGGCGGGCATGTTAGAAATTTGTTCTTAGCAGATGACGCCGGCCTGACAACGGAATTTTTTTCTGATCGGCTGAACGGTATTCAAGTGTTGCGCGGCAAAGTTGCAGGATATTACGCCGGCAAAAGCGAAGCGCTCGAAAAGCGAGAACGGGAGTTGCTGGCCATTCCATATTACGCCTGGGCGCATCGCGGCAAGGGTGAGATGACGGTTTGGTTTGCTCGTGATGAAGCCGCGGTGCAGCCGGTCGGTCTGCCGACGCTTGCCTCCACTAGTCAAGTGCAAGCCTCGTTCGGGAAAAATCCGCAAGCCGTTAATGATCTTTTGCAGCCGGCAAGTTCCGGTGATCGTGAAGCGCCCTATTTCCACTGGTGGCCGAACAAGGGGACAACGGAATGGGTTCAATACGATTTCAACAAGCCCGAAGAGGTTTCGACAGTAGAAGTGTATTGGTATGATGACACCGGCGTGGGCGAATGCCGCGTTCCGCAATCGTGGCGCATTCTTTATTGGGAAAATGGAGACTGGCGGCCGGTTTACACGCCGGGCACATACGGCATTCAAAAGGATCAATTCAACGAAGTCGTATTTGAAACCGTGCGTACGACTTCGCTGCGTTTGGAAGTTAA
Protein-coding sequences here:
- the xylA gene encoding xylose isomerase, which gives rise to MNTYFADIAPIRYEGPDSKNALSFKQYNPAEKVGQRTMAEHLRFSIAYWHSFCGEGLDPFGQPTLRRPWLQASSAMAAAEQKLQAAFEFITKIGAPYYCFHDRDLAPEGKSLSESHANLEKMCEQALQMQKDTGVKLLWGTANLFSHPRYMCGAATNPDPNVFAYAAAQVKKMIEMTHMLGGENYVFWGGREGYETLLNTDMKREQEHFAAFLHLAVDYAKEIGFTGQMLIEPKPKEPTKHQYDFDVATVIGFLKTYDLADKFKLNIEANHATLAGHSFQHELALASAHGLLGSVDANRGDLLLGWDTDQFPTDIYETISAMLVILQQGGLAPGGLNFDAKVRRTSTDLSDLFHAHIGGMDAFALALRVAYRMQADGVLQNHISKRYAGYDSGIGAKIEKRQASLAELEKHALQSGEPEIRSGQQEKLENIINQYLVSVIKAS
- a CDS encoding glycoside hydrolase family 127 protein; the protein is MLLSAFGCGPSGSKDYPLRPVAFTDVKMTDHFWRPRMETNRAITIRHAFQKCEETGRVDNFAIAAGMIKGEQKGLYPFDDTDLYKTLEGASYALMVDPDPELEAYLDSVIAIVAAAQEEDGYLYTARTNKAERLKNWFGEQRWEKLDGSHELYNAGHLFEAAVAHYQATGKRNLLEVALKFADLIDKTFGPGKLQKPPGHQVIEMGLAKLYRVTGEERYLKLAKFFLDVRGQALDGRKLRGEYNQDHKPVLEQEEAVGHAVRAGYMYAGMADVAALTNNASYLKAIDRLWENVAGKKLYLTGGIGAMGSNEGFAGNYELPNMSAYNETCASIANVYWNHRQFLLHGDAKYLDLMERTLYNALLSGISLEGTRFFYPNPLESVGQHERAEWFGCACCPGNVTRFIASVPGYVYAIRNDELFVNLYASNEAQLVINNKKMRVAQETEYPWNGAIRLTLHPEAEAMQMTLNLRIPGWAQGRPLASDLYRYLNNEAAKVSVKVNGEAVPLKMNNGFAQIQRAWRANDVIELDLPMLIRRVVAHDSVKADVGRVALERGPLVFCAEWPDHEGGHVRNLFLADDAGLTTEFFSDRLNGIQVLRGKVAGYYAGKSEALEKRERELLAIPYYAWAHRGKGEMTVWFARDEAAVQPVGLPTLASTSQVQASFGKNPQAVNDLLQPASSGDREAPYFHWWPNKGTTEWVQYDFNKPEEVSTVEVYWYDDTGVGECRVPQSWRILYWENGDWRPVYTPGTYGIQKDQFNEVVFETVRTTSLRLEVKLQEGWAGGIHEWKVK
- a CDS encoding GxxExxY protein, with the protein product MPIEVKHNIQRITEQEFHEIDYQVTGLAFAIQNEFGRLWREEIYRNELAKRCREVGFANVETEVPVFVSHQGFCKEYFVDLLVQDAIVYELKTVVKLNPEHDKQALNYLFLLGLQHGKLINFRPALVEKRFISTTLFPKDRYEIVFDDKHWVEMDEDSARLKKLVVELLLDWGAFLEANLFQEAIYHFHGGEDQVVREIDVIQKEMRIGKQKIPLLNSRAAHQVTALTKGVESFEEHLSKFVRLTRLNAIQWINRNRHVITVKTIANSSP
- the xylB gene encoding xylulokinase, whose protein sequence is MSDLFLGIDCGTQGSKVLIVDRDARAIVAEAYATHELIEDNLGKREQEPRWWIAAIATAIKSALQSAKLNPKNIRAIGVSGQQHGFVPLDKKGEVIRPAKLWCDTATAAEAEAMTQRLGGEAKVVDLIGNSIAVGFTASKVEWLKQHEPANYERLATLLLPHDYINFWLTGERKTEHGDASGTAYYDVRQRKWSKEVLRAIDPSGKLEECLPELVSAEAPVGKIRADIAQQFGFDESVLVSSGGGDNMMAAIGTGNVSAGVVTASLGTSGTIYSFAEMPVVDPQGELAAFCSSDGHWLPLVCTMNVTVATELTRELFNLDIATLNKEIAQAAVGAEGLLLLPYFNGERTPPLPHGRATLFGMSSTNYTRANVCRAAMEGATFGLRYGLDVLARNGITPGEIRLVGGGAKSKVWRQMVADVFGCPVVCPVTQEAGALGAALQALWCYSHAQGEKLNLKAITDEFVSLDSSTSAAPQAQNVNAYNEIYARYLNLDQQLRPLFQ
- a CDS encoding sodium/solute symporter (Members of the Solute:Sodium Symporter (SSS), TC 2.A.21 as described in tcdb.org, catalyze solute:Na+ symport. Known solutes for members of the family include sugars, amino acids, nucleosides, inositols, vitamins, urea or anions, depending on the system.), whose amino-acid sequence is MVALHALDWVVIAAYFAVILGLAWWVIKQRQDNPTDYFLAGRHLGWFVIGASIFASNIGSEHLVGLAGTGATDGVVMAHYELHAWCLLVLGWVMIPFYMRSKVFTMPEFLERRFSPTARTVLSVISLVAYVLTKIAVGIFAGGVVFSVLLPDINFLGLDSFWAGSILVIVLTGLYTIFGGMRAVAYTEALQTVILIIGSALVTFFGLKALGGWGELRAIVGPEMLNLWKPLVPAGIESTWAPVRETGRMAWYFNDNYPWLGMLFCAPIIGLWYWTTDQYIVQRALGAPNETEARRGAITAAFLKLLPVFIFIIPGLICFALAQSGKIPALRAHLFSAEGELLRDNAQQAFPLLVAHVMPIGIRGLVVAGLLAALMSSLAGVFNASSTLFTMDFYSRLRPQATQHQLVWMGRVATAAMVLIGLLWIPVIRGGKGLYDYLQGVQAYLAPPIFVVFFLGVFNKRLNAKGCLAALVTGFALGLFRLAIDTPVKLVENFAYTQGSFFWIINNIFFQYYSLLIFVVCVIVMLVVSYMTEEPAYSKINGLTYATTSHEDRAASRASWSRGDVIASGIVLALIMMAYLYFTG